A DNA window from Luteolibacter luteus contains the following coding sequences:
- a CDS encoding amidohydrolase family protein, whose product MENAGPDPDRKLSLIDCDVHCVPVHASEIVDRLPAYFRTQGLVLPGGPGLPHPTGVRRVDARGPQGEPAGSLPSKMREQLLDAYGVDYAVLIEAKILTVGVHPDTHFANAIASAHNDWIREKWIPSDPRFLGSMIVNPLDPLAAAQEIRRVAGSERIVQIAMTSAARIPFGDRIYWPIYEAACEAGYPIALHPGAEGKGVAGQFGAGYPSSYLEWHTNLPQGFMAQLTSLLCRGAMSHFPDLKFVMVEGGFGWVPHLLWRLDKNWKGLRSTVPWLDRLPSEYVLERVRFTSQPVEEPPSNDQLLEMLAMIQAERTLMFSSDYPHWDNDSPLRAFPRLPAELKERIFWKNATEFYGLL is encoded by the coding sequence ATGGAGAATGCTGGCCCGGATCCGGATCGGAAGTTGTCGCTGATCGATTGCGACGTGCACTGCGTGCCGGTGCATGCCTCGGAAATCGTGGACCGGCTGCCGGCCTATTTCCGGACCCAGGGTCTGGTGCTGCCGGGAGGTCCGGGACTGCCCCACCCCACCGGCGTGCGGCGGGTCGATGCACGCGGGCCGCAGGGCGAACCTGCCGGATCGCTGCCGTCGAAAATGCGCGAGCAACTGCTCGATGCCTACGGAGTGGACTACGCCGTCTTGATCGAGGCCAAGATTCTCACAGTGGGTGTACACCCGGACACCCATTTTGCGAACGCGATCGCCAGTGCGCACAATGATTGGATCCGCGAAAAGTGGATCCCTTCGGATCCACGCTTCCTCGGCAGCATGATCGTGAACCCGCTCGACCCGCTGGCAGCAGCTCAGGAGATCCGGCGAGTTGCGGGATCCGAAAGGATCGTCCAGATCGCAATGACAAGTGCGGCGCGCATTCCCTTCGGAGACCGCATCTACTGGCCGATCTACGAGGCGGCGTGCGAGGCAGGCTATCCCATCGCCCTGCATCCCGGCGCGGAGGGCAAGGGCGTGGCCGGGCAGTTCGGTGCGGGCTATCCGTCGAGCTATCTGGAATGGCACACGAATCTGCCACAGGGCTTCATGGCGCAACTGACCAGCCTGCTGTGCCGTGGGGCGATGAGTCATTTCCCCGATCTGAAGTTCGTGATGGTGGAAGGTGGCTTCGGGTGGGTGCCTCACCTGCTATGGCGTCTCGACAAGAACTGGAAGGGTCTGCGCTCGACCGTCCCATGGTTGGATCGGCTGCCGAGCGAGTATGTCTTGGAGCGCGTCCGCTTCACTTCGCAGCCCGTGGAAGAACCACCTTCGAACGACCAGCTTCTCGAGATGCTGGCGATGATCCAGGCGGAACGAACGCTCATGTTCTCCAGTGACTACCCCCATTGGGACAATGATTCCCCGCTACGTGCCTTCCCGCGATTGCCGGCAGAGTTGAAAGAGCGGATCTTCTGGAAGAATGCCACGGAGTTCTACGGCCTCCTGTGA
- a CDS encoding autotransporter-associated beta strand repeat-containing protein, translated as MTQTPRSSRRSTLLLAALSCCCSAASATEANFQHYRFTPIKLRNDATANSIQLAEFQFLHLGAAVSFTGAITSNTGGSTPAAEASANLIDGVNTTKWLDFFRSSVTFSFSEPTTIDGYRFTTANDAIERDPVRWLIEGSNDEVTWTLLDHRDSDFATPTARATSSGDIPLPATPQPYVKNWTGSIGANWDTINANWNNGADLAWNNASTDVARFGSGTPSSITLSEAISARVLEFNAPGYLIQGNTLTLTNVTRLRGTGNAEISSVVAGTVGAIKTGSNAIALSGNNTFTGPLQVRGGSLTLSGTNAYAGTTTVTGGGTLSFTGASTKANGLLEVGTAQGKGVLDIGGTSTLLFNGTPVVGTGAVTPGSGAIRQSGGTATYSVSGQYFTLANTVGSYGTYELSGGTMSTPTDSGIRVSWNGPAVLTQSGGSLSSGRWFAIGGTNAKGIATFTGGTATTIANYRMIAGDQAGGNGTINIGTAAGGNAVVSTVRTATGANDGSLTLANANNSTGTLNLNSGTLKLHGRIYHPTTATGTTALVNLNGGTIQAGEENVELVNSSLTGVRMFRGGVTIDTDGKAATFAAQIDGQSDNGIYFPGDSLSVPPLDGGSGYIGAPIVTISTDGAGSGAMAVANVTNGVVTGITLTCPGTGYQAGDVLFCIFDAGGFDEPAMLLEHTLTAGELASNGTGGLTKVGAGTLTLTQPASFTGPLNVNAGTLVANSTLAQTATTVAAGATLGGSFVTAGPVTVNGTLAPGTSVGTASGSASLTLAAGSTFAAQIADWNGVAGTGYDTADFASVSITATSGNKLTVHVDATGLTNFSETARDFVIASADSAPAGLSAGNWQVNASGFAGTGTWSLAVDGNNLVLSYEPGASGYGTWISGFPGLSDNSTSGDPDWDGISNLMEYALNGQPGTSSTQILPTTINGGGNLSFSFVRRTESKGDTTQVFQYGPNLTAWTDVAIPASSSGNVTITPDSPGPGLETVVVTVANESNSILFARLKVTLP; from the coding sequence ATGACCCAAACCCCGAGATCCTCCCGCAGAAGCACACTGCTTCTCGCCGCACTCTCCTGCTGCTGCAGCGCGGCGTCCGCCACGGAAGCAAACTTCCAGCATTACCGCTTCACTCCGATCAAGCTGCGGAACGACGCTACCGCAAACAGCATCCAGCTCGCGGAGTTTCAGTTCCTGCATCTTGGCGCGGCGGTTTCATTCACCGGCGCGATCACAAGCAATACGGGCGGCAGCACTCCCGCGGCTGAGGCTTCGGCAAACCTGATCGATGGAGTAAACACCACCAAGTGGCTCGATTTCTTCCGCAGTTCCGTAACCTTCAGCTTTTCCGAGCCGACCACGATCGATGGATACCGCTTCACCACCGCCAATGACGCGATCGAACGTGATCCGGTGCGGTGGCTGATCGAAGGCAGCAACGACGAAGTCACCTGGACCTTGCTGGATCACCGGGATTCAGACTTCGCCACTCCTACCGCCCGAGCCACCAGTTCCGGCGACATCCCCCTCCCTGCCACTCCGCAGCCTTACGTGAAAAACTGGACCGGCAGCATCGGGGCCAATTGGGACACCATTAATGCAAACTGGAATAACGGCGCCGACCTTGCATGGAACAACGCGAGCACGGATGTCGCTCGCTTTGGCAGCGGGACACCTTCCTCCATCACGCTTTCCGAGGCAATCTCGGCGCGAGTATTGGAGTTCAATGCTCCGGGCTATCTGATCCAAGGAAATACCCTCACTTTAACCAATGTCACACGCCTTCGCGGCACCGGGAATGCGGAGATCTCCTCGGTGGTGGCAGGCACGGTAGGTGCGATCAAGACCGGCAGCAATGCCATCGCGCTCTCCGGCAACAATACCTTCACCGGACCTTTGCAGGTACGCGGCGGTTCGCTGACACTTAGCGGAACCAATGCCTACGCGGGAACGACCACGGTTACGGGCGGCGGCACGCTCAGTTTCACCGGTGCGTCGACCAAGGCAAACGGCCTGCTGGAAGTAGGTACGGCCCAAGGAAAGGGCGTGCTGGATATCGGCGGCACCAGCACCCTGCTCTTCAATGGCACACCGGTGGTCGGCACTGGAGCCGTCACTCCCGGGTCGGGTGCGATTCGCCAGAGCGGCGGCACGGCCACCTACTCTGTCTCCGGCCAGTATTTCACGCTCGCGAATACCGTTGGCAGCTATGGGACCTATGAGTTGAGCGGCGGCACCATGTCTACCCCTACCGATTCCGGAATCCGGGTGAGCTGGAACGGACCGGCAGTGCTCACCCAGAGTGGTGGTTCGCTCAGCTCTGGTCGGTGGTTTGCCATCGGTGGCACGAACGCGAAGGGAATCGCGACCTTCACCGGCGGCACCGCCACCACGATCGCAAACTACCGCATGATCGCGGGGGACCAGGCCGGTGGCAATGGCACGATCAACATTGGCACGGCAGCGGGTGGAAATGCCGTGGTCTCTACAGTCCGCACCGCAACCGGTGCTAATGACGGCTCCTTGACCTTGGCCAATGCCAACAACTCCACCGGCACCCTGAACCTGAATAGCGGCACTCTGAAACTTCACGGCCGCATCTATCACCCGACGACCGCCACCGGCACCACGGCACTCGTAAACCTGAACGGCGGCACGATCCAAGCCGGCGAGGAGAATGTGGAGCTGGTAAACAGCTCGCTCACCGGGGTGCGAATGTTCCGCGGCGGCGTAACCATCGATACCGATGGGAAGGCCGCAACCTTTGCCGCTCAAATCGACGGACAAAGCGACAACGGCATCTACTTCCCCGGCGATAGCCTGTCGGTTCCGCCCCTCGATGGAGGCAGCGGCTATATCGGGGCACCGATCGTTACCATCAGTACCGACGGTGCGGGCAGCGGCGCGATGGCAGTCGCCAATGTCACCAATGGAGTGGTGACCGGCATTACCCTGACCTGTCCAGGCACCGGCTACCAGGCAGGTGACGTCCTGTTCTGCATCTTCGATGCGGGTGGTTTCGATGAGCCCGCGATGCTGCTCGAGCACACCCTCACCGCCGGCGAACTGGCATCGAATGGCACCGGCGGTCTGACCAAGGTTGGCGCAGGGACCCTGACCCTGACGCAACCCGCCTCCTTTACGGGTCCGCTCAACGTGAATGCGGGAACGCTGGTCGCGAACAGTACCTTGGCTCAGACGGCAACCACAGTGGCCGCAGGCGCGACGTTGGGCGGCAGTTTTGTGACCGCAGGTCCGGTGACGGTGAATGGCACCCTGGCTCCTGGCACCTCGGTGGGCACGGCAAGCGGAAGTGCCTCGCTTACCTTGGCTGCTGGTTCGACCTTCGCGGCACAGATAGCCGATTGGAATGGGGTGGCTGGAACGGGCTACGACACAGCTGACTTCGCCAGCGTGAGCATCACCGCCACGAGCGGCAACAAGCTGACGGTTCACGTTGATGCCACCGGCTTGACCAACTTCAGTGAAACCGCGCGAGATTTCGTCATCGCAAGCGCCGATTCAGCTCCGGCGGGGCTGAGCGCTGGGAACTGGCAAGTGAACGCAAGCGGCTTCGCCGGCACCGGAACTTGGTCACTGGCGGTGGATGGGAACAATCTCGTGCTCTCCTACGAGCCAGGTGCCTCGGGCTACGGCACTTGGATTTCGGGATTTCCCGGTCTTTCCGACAACTCCACAAGTGGCGATCCGGATTGGGATGGGATCTCCAATCTCATGGAATATGCGCTGAACGGCCAACCGGGCACCTCGTCCACGCAAATTCTGCCGACGACGATCAACGGAGGAGGCAATCTTTCCTTCAGCTTCGTGCGCAGGACCGAGTCGAAAGGCGACACGACGCAAGTCTTCCAATACGGACCCAATCTCACGGCATGGACCGATGTAGCGATCCCGGCCAGCTCCAGCGGTAATGTGACGATCACTCCGGATAGCCCCGGCCCCGGGCTTGAAACCGTCGTGGTCACCGTGGCCAACGAAAGCAACAGCATCTTGTTCGCGAGGCTGAAGGTCACCCTGCCTTGA
- a CDS encoding TVP38/TMEM64 family protein translates to MRLLLWFIGLSALVLVTWLVWGGSLEARFTLQGAVAWIEGAGPWAWAAGIGLMAADLVLPVPGTVVMSALGLIYGAMIGGLVAAAGLMVAGLCGYGIGRLIGEKAARKLLGDNDFERGRALFSRGGGWMIALSRALPILPEALSCTAGLVRMPFGRFLASLACGSVPVGFVFAWIGAVGREAPGWTMLFSIMVPAILWLAARKMTVHR, encoded by the coding sequence ATGAGGCTTTTGCTTTGGTTTATCGGGCTTTCCGCGCTGGTGCTTGTCACCTGGCTGGTGTGGGGCGGTAGTTTGGAAGCCCGCTTTACCCTACAGGGAGCTGTGGCTTGGATTGAAGGTGCGGGGCCATGGGCATGGGCGGCGGGCATCGGCCTCATGGCCGCGGATCTGGTGCTACCGGTGCCGGGTACGGTGGTGATGTCGGCGCTCGGGCTTATCTATGGAGCCATGATCGGTGGCCTCGTTGCTGCGGCGGGCCTTATGGTAGCCGGACTTTGCGGCTATGGGATCGGACGTCTTATTGGCGAGAAAGCGGCGCGGAAGCTTCTGGGAGACAACGATTTTGAAAGGGGCAGGGCTCTCTTCAGTCGGGGCGGAGGCTGGATGATCGCGCTTTCCCGCGCGCTGCCGATCCTCCCGGAAGCGCTATCATGTACGGCAGGTCTAGTAAGAATGCCATTCGGTCGATTCCTCGCATCCCTTGCCTGCGGCAGTGTGCCGGTAGGCTTCGTCTTTGCGTGGATCGGTGCAGTCGGCCGCGAGGCTCCCGGCTGGACGATGCTCTTTAGCATCATGGTCCCCGCGATCCTCTGGCTCGCCGCGCGGAAGATGACGGTTCACCGGTGA
- a CDS encoding FecR domain-containing protein: protein MKPDDGTEDLIHALLDGTIGKDDFARLEKVLLEDPEARRNYFALMSTDQMLVDNYELPDHLAMHSQLAAGMEPPRRARSWWIWGGTAAAIFIALLTALPLMLHREAPPVTVSGSADSYFLIDGVTVNEGNWGKKQRLEVRDGVVVAQLGPEITACIDGPASIYLDENGRDLDLRRGRVYFRVATGAPKFKVLAAGATIRHIGTEFGVRASEGGSCEVHVTEGIVEVDRGHQKGKWTLKAGDSASWLNRGNTRLDPVTVTDFRKDLPGETMVFEDDFSESPDTQLKGKRPDTGNPWEVKSEKQPTLVGGGKLDTSGGARILEAPFLPDGSPNHRQVVLMSFSTRQPSWIWDKQTRLGGIEKIALKAADGTLICSVQARASEGHRWRLRDEGRGLESDLTGVSALQENELTVRYDALAGKITLHAGTSTQSELIAEVPASMRAMPASLVIWNDDGGDLALKRLSVKIVDYP from the coding sequence ATGAAGCCTGACGACGGAACCGAGGACCTGATCCACGCGCTGCTCGACGGGACGATCGGGAAGGACGACTTCGCCCGCTTGGAAAAAGTCCTGCTGGAAGATCCGGAAGCACGTCGGAATTACTTCGCCCTGATGAGCACCGACCAAATGCTCGTCGACAACTACGAGCTGCCGGATCATCTGGCGATGCACTCGCAGCTCGCCGCGGGGATGGAACCTCCGCGCCGGGCGCGTTCGTGGTGGATTTGGGGCGGCACCGCGGCGGCAATCTTCATCGCCTTGCTCACCGCTCTACCGCTGATGCTTCACCGGGAGGCACCGCCGGTTACCGTCTCCGGCTCTGCCGACAGCTATTTCCTGATTGATGGCGTGACGGTAAACGAGGGGAACTGGGGCAAGAAGCAACGCCTCGAAGTCCGAGATGGCGTGGTGGTGGCCCAGCTCGGCCCGGAAATCACCGCCTGTATCGATGGACCAGCCTCGATCTACCTCGATGAAAACGGGCGCGATCTCGATTTGCGGCGCGGGCGCGTTTACTTCCGGGTGGCAACGGGAGCGCCAAAGTTCAAGGTTCTAGCGGCCGGTGCCACGATCCGTCACATCGGTACCGAGTTCGGGGTTCGGGCCTCCGAGGGCGGATCCTGCGAGGTTCACGTGACGGAGGGCATCGTCGAGGTTGACCGCGGCCATCAGAAGGGGAAGTGGACCCTCAAGGCTGGAGATTCCGCGTCGTGGCTGAATCGCGGAAACACGCGCTTGGACCCGGTGACCGTCACCGATTTCCGCAAGGATCTCCCCGGTGAAACGATGGTTTTCGAGGATGATTTCAGTGAATCCCCGGACACCCAACTCAAGGGGAAGAGGCCTGATACCGGCAACCCTTGGGAGGTAAAGTCCGAGAAGCAGCCCACCTTGGTTGGGGGTGGAAAACTGGATACTTCCGGTGGCGCCCGCATCTTGGAAGCACCCTTCCTTCCTGATGGCTCGCCGAATCACCGTCAGGTCGTCCTGATGTCCTTTAGCACACGCCAGCCCTCGTGGATCTGGGACAAGCAGACTCGCCTCGGCGGTATCGAGAAGATCGCGCTGAAAGCGGCAGACGGCACCCTGATCTGCTCCGTGCAAGCCAGGGCGAGTGAAGGCCACCGCTGGCGCCTGCGCGACGAGGGCCGCGGGCTGGAGTCGGATTTAACGGGAGTTTCCGCGCTACAGGAGAACGAGCTTACCGTGCGCTACGATGCACTGGCAGGCAAAATCACGCTCCACGCCGGAACATCCACACAATCCGAACTCATTGCCGAAGTCCCCGCGAGCATGCGCGCCATGCCTGCCTCGCTGGTGATCTGGAACGATGACGGCGGCGACCTCGCTCTGAAGCGCCTATCCGTCAAGATCGTCGACTATCCCTGA
- a CDS encoding PQQ-dependent sugar dehydrogenase, translating to MRHSISFLFFPLLATAAEKPTTSSITGNIFRPVQLEASEARIGKLKLADGFKLSVFARNLGAPRMMANSPAGGVYVTRRGEKGDLLLLQDTNKDGVAESNRSILKLPHIHGIAVRGDTLFLTTIREVYTTTIGDEGSIGELKKLYDDLPDAGQHPNRTMAFSPKGELFLSVGSTTNSAAEPNPESATLLKIDPRGGKRTIFAKGLRNTIGFAWHPETGKLYGMDHGIDYLGDEIQREELNELKEGMNYGWPFVYEEGKPNLEDDPKETTGMTWEEYAKTCEPSILTATAHSAPMALLFPSKAQFPADFSGDALVTFHGSWNRAEPTGYSVMRLRFKDGEPVAFENFLSGFIEGDGQFGRPCGLLERPDGSILISDDGAGMIYRITHAGPDSAE from the coding sequence ATGCGCCATTCCATTTCTTTCCTGTTCTTCCCTCTGCTTGCCACCGCCGCCGAGAAACCTACCACTTCCAGTATTACGGGAAATATCTTCCGGCCGGTGCAACTTGAGGCGAGCGAAGCCCGCATCGGCAAGCTAAAGCTTGCCGATGGCTTCAAGCTCTCCGTCTTCGCACGGAATCTCGGGGCACCACGCATGATGGCAAACTCTCCCGCCGGAGGAGTCTACGTCACGCGGCGGGGCGAGAAAGGCGACCTCCTTCTGTTGCAAGACACGAACAAGGACGGTGTGGCCGAAAGCAACCGCTCGATTCTAAAGCTTCCACACATCCACGGTATCGCGGTCAGAGGAGATACGCTTTTTCTCACGACCATCCGGGAAGTCTATACGACAACAATTGGCGATGAGGGAAGCATCGGCGAATTGAAGAAGCTCTACGACGACCTACCCGATGCGGGCCAGCACCCGAACCGGACGATGGCATTCAGCCCAAAGGGCGAACTATTCCTTTCCGTAGGCAGCACGACAAATTCCGCGGCTGAACCCAATCCGGAAAGCGCCACACTTCTCAAAATCGATCCCCGTGGAGGAAAGCGCACCATCTTCGCGAAAGGTCTCCGCAATACGATCGGTTTCGCTTGGCATCCCGAAACCGGAAAGCTCTACGGCATGGACCATGGCATCGACTACCTGGGCGATGAGATTCAGAGAGAGGAGCTCAACGAGCTAAAGGAGGGCATGAACTACGGCTGGCCGTTCGTTTACGAAGAGGGGAAGCCGAACCTCGAAGACGACCCCAAGGAAACCACAGGGATGACTTGGGAGGAATATGCAAAGACCTGCGAACCCAGCATCCTAACAGCCACCGCCCACAGCGCGCCCATGGCCTTGCTCTTTCCTTCCAAAGCGCAATTCCCCGCTGACTTCAGCGGCGACGCACTGGTGACCTTCCACGGGTCATGGAATCGCGCAGAACCGACCGGCTACAGCGTGATGCGCCTGCGATTCAAGGACGGCGAACCCGTCGCATTCGAGAACTTCCTTAGCGGATTCATCGAAGGCGACGGCCAGTTCGGTCGTCCTTGCGGACTACTCGAACGACCGGACGGCTCGATTCTCATCAGCGATGACGGTGCCGGCATGATCTATCGAATCACTCATGCCGGCCCGGATTCCGCGGAGTAA
- a CDS encoding Rieske (2Fe-2S) protein: protein MNEKRAITVCPAAELPPGERKIIDAGDGRSIGIFNVKGKYYALRNLCPHAGAELCRGLITGMNEASEVGEYHWVREGEILRCPWHGWEFDILTGRSIFNPNAVRVKTYETTVVESFEVGVDEGGMVVVMV from the coding sequence ATGAACGAGAAGCGTGCGATCACGGTTTGTCCGGCGGCAGAGCTGCCTCCGGGAGAAAGGAAGATCATCGATGCCGGCGACGGCCGCTCGATCGGGATCTTCAACGTGAAGGGAAAGTACTATGCACTCCGTAATTTGTGCCCGCATGCAGGGGCCGAGCTTTGCCGCGGATTGATCACCGGGATGAACGAGGCATCGGAAGTCGGTGAGTATCACTGGGTGCGGGAAGGAGAAATCCTTCGTTGCCCCTGGCACGGCTGGGAGTTCGACATCCTGACGGGGCGCTCGATCTTCAACCCGAACGCGGTGAGGGTGAAGACCTATGAAACCACCGTCGTGGAATCCTTTGAAGTGGGTGTCGATGAAGGCGGGATGGTGGTGGTGATGGTCTGA
- a CDS encoding SLC13 family permease, translating into MEEETHPPAPDDSRPFYRRPETWLILGSLLLIPLALLLPIDAAEGSKIDPAKVRLGLGIFLCIGLLWMSEALPLAATALLVPILAALTGVMDIKTALASFGDPLIFLFFGGFALASAMSAQRIDQWIANKLLIQGKGDFMRVSWLVFGTTTFLSMWMSNTATTALMIPLVLGILRKLPEGAASNRNAMYLLLGTAYASSVGGLGTVVGTPPNGIAAKQLDIGFVEWLRFGIPSMLILFFLMVLALRLSCRPERATFPLPKFNLMPANSRSIAMVVIFIVTGLLWISGEYLGKMVGIAGSTDTIVALLAVMALVVFKTVTWKEIEKGTEWGVLLLFGGGLALSAMLDKTGTSLFLAQKIVALVHGWPMALVIAVSLLFVILLGEFSSNTATAALMVPIFHSIGMELGIAPAKLVIPIAIASSCGFMLPVATPPNAIVFATGRIPQRQMMRAGILLDVFCLVAVTLLAWWVF; encoded by the coding sequence ATGGAAGAAGAGACCCATCCCCCGGCTCCGGACGATTCCCGTCCCTTCTACCGCCGTCCGGAGACTTGGCTGATCCTCGGCAGTCTCCTTCTCATTCCCCTGGCGCTGCTTCTCCCGATTGATGCGGCCGAAGGCAGCAAGATCGATCCTGCGAAAGTCAGGCTCGGTCTTGGAATCTTCCTCTGCATAGGACTCCTCTGGATGAGCGAGGCTCTTCCGCTCGCGGCCACCGCCTTGTTGGTTCCCATCCTTGCCGCCCTCACGGGCGTGATGGACATCAAGACTGCCTTGGCTTCCTTCGGAGATCCACTGATCTTCCTCTTTTTCGGCGGCTTCGCGCTGGCCTCCGCCATGTCCGCCCAGCGGATCGACCAATGGATTGCCAACAAGCTTCTTATCCAAGGTAAGGGCGATTTCATGCGCGTGTCCTGGCTCGTTTTCGGCACCACCACCTTCCTTTCGATGTGGATGAGCAATACCGCCACCACCGCGCTGATGATCCCGCTGGTGCTGGGGATTCTTCGCAAATTACCGGAAGGAGCGGCGAGCAACCGGAATGCGATGTATCTCCTGCTGGGCACCGCCTACGCCTCCAGTGTGGGAGGACTTGGCACCGTGGTTGGTACCCCGCCAAATGGAATCGCAGCGAAGCAGCTCGATATCGGCTTTGTCGAGTGGTTGCGCTTCGGCATTCCGTCGATGCTGATCCTTTTCTTCCTCATGGTGCTTGCGCTACGCCTGAGCTGCCGGCCGGAGCGCGCGACTTTCCCTTTGCCGAAATTCAACCTGATGCCGGCCAACTCGCGAAGCATCGCGATGGTGGTGATCTTCATCGTCACCGGCCTGCTGTGGATCTCCGGGGAGTATCTCGGAAAGATGGTGGGCATTGCTGGATCGACCGACACCATCGTCGCTCTGCTCGCCGTGATGGCCCTGGTGGTCTTCAAGACGGTCACCTGGAAGGAGATCGAGAAAGGCACGGAGTGGGGTGTGCTTTTGCTTTTTGGCGGCGGTTTGGCCCTGAGCGCGATGCTCGATAAGACCGGCACCAGCCTCTTCCTCGCCCAGAAGATCGTCGCGCTGGTTCACGGCTGGCCCATGGCCTTGGTGATTGCAGTATCATTGCTCTTCGTGATCCTGCTTGGAGAGTTCTCCAGCAATACCGCTACCGCCGCACTCATGGTGCCGATCTTCCATTCCATTGGCATGGAACTCGGGATCGCTCCGGCCAAGCTGGTGATCCCGATTGCGATCGCTTCGTCCTGCGGTTTCATGCTGCCGGTGGCCACTCCGCCGAATGCCATCGTCTTCGCTACCGGACGGATTCCGCAACGCCAGATGATGCGGGCTGGAATCTTGCTCGATGTGTTCTGCCTGGTGGCGGTCACGCTATTGGCGTGGTGGGTTTTTTAA
- a CDS encoding sigma-70 family RNA polymerase sigma factor has product MTQGGDNIDEFVQELTRHQVDLFYFIRALAGDAHAAHDIRQIVNMVLWRKREKYRPGSSFKAWAFQIAQLEVKNHMRKQRRSVLVAFDHKLVDMFASEFSDFSDELPERRHALTNCLRKLTPKDEELLRHRYWTSGSLESLALSTQRSVGTLKARLHQLRASLRRCIELQLYPDNNEA; this is encoded by the coding sequence ATGACCCAAGGTGGAGACAATATCGATGAATTCGTGCAGGAATTGACCCGTCATCAGGTCGATCTCTTCTACTTCATCCGCGCCTTGGCCGGGGATGCCCACGCGGCGCATGATATTCGCCAGATCGTCAATATGGTCCTTTGGCGGAAGCGTGAGAAATACCGGCCCGGGAGCAGCTTCAAGGCATGGGCCTTCCAGATCGCCCAGCTTGAGGTGAAGAACCACATGCGGAAACAACGGCGTTCCGTCTTGGTCGCCTTCGATCACAAGCTGGTGGACATGTTCGCCTCGGAGTTCTCGGACTTTTCCGATGAGCTGCCCGAGCGCCGCCACGCCCTCACCAACTGCCTGCGCAAGCTGACTCCAAAGGATGAGGAGCTCCTTCGTCATCGATACTGGACCAGCGGCTCCCTCGAATCGCTGGCATTGAGCACGCAGCGCAGCGTCGGCACCTTGAAGGCCCGCCTGCACCAGTTGCGCGCTTCCCTGCGGAGATGCATCGAACTTCAACTTTACCCCGATAACAATGAAGCCTGA
- a CDS encoding sensor histidine kinase: MIPLALATYWWVKRSELAFPRLFWLFAAFIFSCGSTHLIEAVIFYEPVYRFSALMKVVTALVSWCTVFTLFRVAPKALELPGLQRVNTMLQEQLTVTKHAEEALERSNRDLSAFTGLVTHDLRNPLNSAVFVTEMAKESIQRGDSEQIPHLLDKALASLRQMEALVRELHAESMVRSVSGEMGVVPLSGVIESARLNLAPLIERSGARIEAEALPEVRGNRTMLVQLFINLLENSIKYRREEAPKIRIEASQTPDSTKIRVTDNGMGIPGDQLALIFESGFRAENSGGIPGSGLGLAFCRKIMEAHGGEISATSPSQGGATIDLVFKA, encoded by the coding sequence ATGATCCCCCTGGCGCTGGCCACTTACTGGTGGGTGAAACGCTCGGAACTCGCCTTCCCCCGCCTCTTCTGGCTCTTCGCCGCCTTTATTTTCAGTTGCGGTAGTACCCACTTGATCGAGGCGGTGATTTTCTACGAGCCGGTTTACCGCTTCTCAGCCTTGATGAAGGTCGTCACCGCTTTGGTGTCTTGGTGCACGGTCTTCACGCTTTTTCGCGTGGCACCAAAGGCCTTGGAACTCCCGGGCCTTCAGCGGGTCAATACAATGCTTCAGGAACAATTGACCGTCACCAAGCATGCCGAAGAGGCCTTGGAGCGGAGCAACCGTGACTTGAGCGCTTTCACCGGGTTGGTAACTCATGACCTGAGAAACCCGCTGAACAGTGCGGTCTTCGTCACCGAGATGGCGAAGGAGTCCATCCAACGAGGCGACAGCGAACAGATTCCCCATCTCCTCGACAAAGCCCTGGCTTCGCTGAGACAGATGGAGGCCTTGGTCCGGGAGCTTCACGCGGAGTCGATGGTCCGAAGCGTCTCAGGCGAAATGGGCGTGGTTCCCCTCAGTGGTGTGATCGAGTCCGCGCGCCTGAATCTCGCTCCCCTGATCGAGCGCTCTGGCGCACGGATCGAAGCGGAAGCGCTTCCCGAAGTCCGGGGGAATCGAACCATGTTGGTTCAGCTCTTCATCAATCTGCTGGAAAACTCGATCAAATACCGGCGCGAAGAGGCGCCAAAAATCCGCATTGAGGCCAGTCAAACTCCGGACAGCACCAAGATCCGGGTAACGGACAATGGAATGGGAATCCCCGGGGACCAACTTGCCTTGATCTTCGAGTCCGGATTCCGTGCTGAAAATTCCGGGGGCATTCCGGGCAGCGGACTTGGCTTGGCTTTTTGCCGGAAGATCATGGAGGCCCATGGCGGTGAAATCTCCGCAACCAGCCCCTCCCAAGGGGGAGCCACGATCGATCTGGTTTTCAAAGCCTAG